A genomic region of uncultured Paludibaculum sp. contains the following coding sequences:
- a CDS encoding acetyl ornithine aminotransferase family protein, with amino-acid sequence MLRTPLPGPKAQAVVERDQKVLSPSYTRSYPLVIARGEGAIVEDVDGNRFLDMNAGIAVVATGHAHPKVVAAVREQAEKFLHMSGTDFYYENMVELAEKLAALAPGPDPKRVYFGNSGAEAIEAALKMARYHTGRDKFVAFLGGFHGRTMGALSLTGSKSVQKKGFAPLLGGVTHIPYAYCYRCAYGKQPETCAVECVQVLEKQLFPTILPAEEVAAVFVEPVQGEGGYVVPPKKFFDELRAVCDRHGILLVADEVQCGMGRTGKLFASDNFGLEPDIIAMAKGIASGLPLSATVAKAQYMQWKPGAHASTFGGNPVSVAASLATIELLQQELIDNAVAIGAHMRQRMDGWVSRFPVIGDVRGLGLMLAFEVVKDKQSKERAPELRNRIEQLAFQRGVLVLGAGQNSIRLSPPLVLSKDQADYAMAVLEECIGEVCR; translated from the coding sequence ATGCTTCGCACACCTCTGCCCGGTCCGAAGGCGCAGGCGGTGGTGGAGCGTGATCAGAAGGTACTTTCGCCGTCGTACACGCGCAGCTACCCGCTGGTGATCGCGCGTGGGGAAGGCGCCATCGTCGAGGACGTCGACGGCAACCGGTTCCTGGACATGAATGCGGGCATCGCCGTGGTGGCGACCGGCCATGCGCATCCCAAGGTGGTGGCGGCCGTGCGCGAGCAGGCGGAGAAGTTCCTCCACATGTCCGGCACGGACTTCTACTACGAGAATATGGTGGAGCTGGCCGAGAAACTGGCCGCGCTGGCGCCGGGGCCGGATCCGAAGAGGGTCTACTTTGGCAACTCAGGCGCCGAGGCGATCGAAGCGGCGCTGAAGATGGCGCGCTACCACACAGGGCGGGACAAATTCGTCGCATTCCTGGGCGGGTTCCACGGACGGACGATGGGCGCGCTCTCGTTGACGGGCTCCAAGAGCGTGCAGAAGAAGGGGTTCGCCCCGCTGCTGGGTGGAGTGACCCACATCCCTTACGCCTACTGCTATCGATGCGCCTATGGCAAACAGCCGGAGACGTGCGCGGTGGAGTGCGTCCAGGTGCTGGAGAAGCAGTTGTTCCCGACAATCCTGCCGGCCGAGGAAGTGGCTGCCGTGTTTGTCGAGCCGGTGCAGGGCGAAGGCGGCTATGTGGTGCCGCCGAAGAAGTTCTTCGATGAACTGCGCGCGGTTTGCGATCGCCACGGCATTTTGCTGGTGGCCGACGAGGTTCAGTGCGGGATGGGCCGGACGGGCAAGCTGTTCGCGAGCGACAACTTCGGGTTGGAGCCGGACATCATCGCCATGGCTAAGGGCATCGCCAGCGGTCTGCCGCTGAGTGCGACCGTGGCCAAGGCTCAGTACATGCAGTGGAAGCCCGGCGCCCATGCGTCGACGTTTGGCGGGAATCCGGTGAGTGTGGCCGCTTCTCTGGCCACGATCGAGTTGCTGCAACAGGAGTTGATCGACAACGCCGTGGCTATCGGCGCGCACATGCGGCAACGCATGGACGGGTGGGTGAGCCGCTTCCCCGTGATCGGCGATGTGCGCGGGTTGGGTTTGATGCTGGCGTTCGAGGTGGTGAAGGATAAGCAAAGCAAGGAGCGCGCGCCCGAGCTGCGGAACCGCATTGAGCAACTGGCCTTCCAGCGTGGCGTGCTGGTGCTGGGGGCTGGCCAGAACTCCATTCGGCTATCGCCGCCACTGGTATTGAGCAAGGACCAGGCTGACTACGCCATGGCCGTGCTGGAGGAGTGCATCGGCGAGGTTTGCCGCTAG
- a CDS encoding rhodanese-like domain-containing protein, giving the protein MAELSYELTPAEAKSRLDAGDAVLIDVREPQEHQICSIEGAELIPMNTVPQQLQHVEEVADEKTVIVFCHHGVRSLNVVTWLRRQGVDNCISMSGGIDAWSAQIDPTVPRY; this is encoded by the coding sequence ATGGCTGAACTATCCTACGAGTTGACACCTGCTGAAGCAAAATCCAGGCTCGACGCTGGGGACGCGGTCCTCATCGACGTGCGCGAGCCCCAGGAGCATCAGATCTGCTCCATAGAAGGGGCCGAACTCATTCCGATGAACACGGTGCCCCAGCAGTTGCAGCACGTGGAGGAAGTCGCCGACGAGAAGACCGTGATTGTTTTCTGCCACCACGGGGTCCGCAGCCTCAATGTCGTCACATGGCTCCGCCGGCAGGGTGTGGATAACTGCATCTCCATGAGCGGCGGCATCGACGCCTGGAGCGCCCAGATCGACCCGACGGTCCCCCGCTACTGA
- a CDS encoding radical SAM protein — translation MRARERWEYLSRAPLIGWDLIARGQHRFEYDLMPVAVRGMSAAARLNLLRSGLNLFWRRNKPWGWPLHMQVELTSYCELQCPVCPAGTGELERDAKSIDVALVEQLMQEVGEHLLTVSLWGWGEPLLHKRLERILEITSRYPCAKLLSTNGQQLNHPRVQQALRAHPPTYLIVAVDGLCDETNSVYRRGAKLQPLLDGVRALAEWKRSTGATLPILHCRFIAMRHNEHELPALPQFCTDAGFDMATVRTLSIVDTPVDRHNGLIPASELLRAYSYQDNQRARRSDFVCQHAFTFPTLMADGRLVSCEQDHNCSQAYGTLKPGVTFSDLWRSDRASSIRRTIKESPEKFSFCRNCPYADRPTSSCSIQSLHLRPGIPGVGD, via the coding sequence ATGAGGGCTCGTGAACGCTGGGAATACCTCAGTCGTGCCCCCCTCATCGGGTGGGACCTCATCGCCCGGGGCCAGCATCGTTTTGAGTACGATCTGATGCCCGTGGCCGTTCGTGGCATGTCGGCGGCAGCGCGGCTCAACCTCCTTCGCTCCGGGCTTAACCTCTTCTGGCGCCGTAACAAGCCGTGGGGGTGGCCCCTCCACATGCAGGTCGAGCTCACCAGTTACTGCGAACTGCAGTGCCCGGTCTGCCCCGCTGGAACTGGCGAATTGGAACGGGACGCAAAAAGCATCGACGTTGCCCTGGTGGAACAACTGATGCAGGAGGTTGGCGAGCATCTACTCACGGTCTCACTATGGGGCTGGGGCGAGCCACTCCTCCACAAACGCCTGGAGCGTATTCTCGAAATCACGTCGCGCTACCCCTGCGCGAAGCTACTCTCGACGAACGGCCAGCAATTGAACCACCCGCGGGTTCAGCAAGCGTTACGCGCGCATCCGCCCACTTACCTGATCGTCGCCGTGGACGGTCTGTGTGATGAAACCAACTCCGTTTACCGGCGCGGCGCGAAGCTCCAGCCGCTTCTCGACGGAGTGCGGGCCCTAGCGGAGTGGAAACGCAGCACCGGCGCGACTCTGCCCATCCTGCACTGCCGCTTCATCGCCATGCGGCACAACGAGCACGAGTTGCCTGCGCTACCTCAATTCTGTACGGATGCCGGATTCGATATGGCTACTGTGCGTACTCTCTCCATCGTCGATACCCCTGTCGACCGGCACAACGGGTTGATCCCGGCCTCCGAATTGCTGCGCGCTTATAGCTATCAGGACAACCAACGCGCGCGCCGCAGTGACTTCGTCTGCCAGCACGCCTTCACATTTCCCACGCTGATGGCCGATGGCCGCCTCGTCTCCTGTGAACAGGACCACAACTGCTCTCAGGCCTACGGCACGCTCAAGCCCGGAGTGACGTTCTCAGATCTCTGGCGCAGTGACCGGGCTTCGTCCATCCGCCGGACCATCAAAGAATCGCCGGAAAAATTCAGCTTCTGCCGCAACTGCCCGTACGCCGACCGTCCGACCAGCAGTTGCAGCATCCAAAGCCTCCACCTGCGTCCCGGCATTCCGGGTGTGGGCGATTGA
- a CDS encoding polysaccharide pyruvyl transferase family protein: protein MRSRHIALVGFYGHGNFGDDCYAVLLDLALRQSGFPVSIYRLCDAYSKPFGLQSVSSADELLENADVLLWGGGGLLVSWPDMLYRAFFPGVSSEFDSLILGSIEKGICLAACSVGGDGALAPRLTPGYKERFTRAAAFMTVRNPQDLAVPGRFGIPAACFPDLMWLAGEWLPSPARRPGGMRIAFDLYPGALLRKLAPYLVPVIQQLVNERRDCQFYFLDSTNAGCKPYRGLGRFIRGANVVSHQFSDPESDFQFLASLDLLVSSRLHTPVIALQFGVPVVSLLPEGKTSLLLANLGLDSLTFGHHRILDLYRLLSGKKSLDAFLRDFRFPDILSLRAEAAGHLRFLREHLA from the coding sequence ATGCGATCCCGACATATCGCGTTGGTTGGCTTCTACGGTCACGGCAACTTCGGCGATGACTGCTACGCCGTGTTGCTGGACCTCGCGTTGCGTCAATCCGGCTTCCCCGTGTCCATTTATCGCCTCTGCGATGCTTACTCCAAGCCGTTTGGTCTTCAGAGCGTTTCCTCAGCCGATGAGCTGTTGGAGAATGCGGATGTTCTGTTGTGGGGCGGTGGCGGCCTCCTTGTTTCGTGGCCGGACATGCTCTACCGCGCGTTCTTCCCCGGCGTCTCCTCCGAATTCGATAGTCTCATATTGGGCTCAATCGAGAAGGGGATCTGCCTGGCGGCTTGTTCCGTGGGCGGCGACGGCGCCCTCGCGCCGCGCCTCACTCCCGGCTATAAGGAGCGTTTCACGCGCGCAGCCGCCTTTATGACAGTTCGCAATCCGCAGGACCTGGCCGTTCCCGGCCGGTTCGGCATCCCAGCGGCCTGCTTTCCCGATCTCATGTGGCTCGCCGGCGAGTGGCTGCCATCGCCTGCCCGCCGCCCCGGCGGAATGCGAATCGCCTTTGACCTCTACCCCGGCGCACTATTAAGGAAGCTTGCGCCATACCTCGTGCCGGTAATCCAGCAACTGGTCAACGAGCGCCGGGATTGCCAGTTCTACTTTCTTGATTCGACGAACGCGGGCTGCAAGCCTTACCGCGGTCTTGGCCGCTTCATCCGGGGAGCCAATGTTGTGTCCCATCAGTTCTCCGATCCCGAAAGTGATTTTCAGTTCCTGGCATCCCTTGACCTGCTTGTTTCCTCCCGGCTTCATACTCCCGTTATCGCCCTTCAGTTCGGTGTTCCGGTCGTCTCCTTACTGCCCGAAGGGAAGACCAGTCTTCTCCTGGCGAATCTCGGACTCGACAGTTTAACCTTTGGGCATCACAGGATCCTCGATCTCTACCGCTTGCTTAGCGGCAAGAAATCCCTTGATGCTTTCCTTCGCGATTTTCGCTTTCCCGACATCCTGAGTCTTCGCGCCGAAGCTGCCGGGCATCTCCGCTTTCTGCGCGAACATCTGGCATAG
- a CDS encoding glycosyltransferase family 2 protein codes for MNCAGPRFSVIIPTCNRTGYLDACLKTLEELEHVPGGFEVIVVDDGGAKPLPGNPVVEGNRLDMRWIRLHENCGPAMARNEGAAHARGRYLAFLDDDCLADKAWLSKLDQALEGTPRSAVGGKVVNGRPWNVYAEVNQAILDEVYRYYNADPANSQFFATMNFAVPAESFRELGGFNPSFRASEDREFCARWLKRGFPLVYAERALVVHDAATGWRAFWNRHYRFGQGAYHFRKMHAIKRSGRVALEPPGFYRRLLVAPMRAASGLRAVLAVGLCCLSQLASALGFWIARR; via the coding sequence ATGAACTGCGCGGGCCCACGATTTTCCGTCATCATTCCCACGTGCAACAGGACCGGCTATTTGGATGCATGTTTGAAGACGTTGGAGGAGCTGGAACATGTGCCAGGCGGCTTCGAGGTGATTGTCGTCGACGACGGAGGGGCAAAGCCGCTTCCTGGGAATCCGGTCGTAGAGGGCAACAGGTTGGACATGCGCTGGATCCGCCTACATGAGAACTGCGGACCGGCCATGGCCCGAAACGAAGGCGCAGCCCACGCGCGGGGCCGCTACCTGGCGTTCCTCGATGATGATTGCCTGGCAGACAAAGCGTGGTTGAGCAAGCTGGATCAGGCGCTGGAGGGGACGCCACGGAGCGCCGTGGGCGGCAAGGTGGTGAACGGACGCCCATGGAACGTCTATGCGGAGGTCAACCAGGCGATTCTCGACGAGGTATATCGATACTACAATGCGGACCCTGCCAACTCGCAGTTCTTTGCGACCATGAACTTTGCGGTTCCGGCTGAGAGTTTTCGAGAACTTGGTGGGTTCAATCCATCATTTCGGGCATCGGAAGACCGCGAATTCTGTGCGCGCTGGCTGAAGCGAGGGTTCCCGTTGGTGTACGCAGAGCGGGCTTTGGTAGTCCATGATGCCGCGACCGGATGGCGGGCATTCTGGAACCGGCACTATCGCTTCGGACAGGGGGCGTATCATTTCCGGAAGATGCACGCCATCAAGAGGTCAGGCCGAGTGGCATTGGAGCCGCCGGGCTTCTACCGTCGCCTGTTGGTGGCACCGATGCGAGCGGCAAGTGGGTTGAGAGCGGTACTGGCTGTAGGGCTGTGCTGCCTCTCGCAACTCGCCAGCGCTCTCGGATTCTGGATTGCGCGCCGGTAG
- a CDS encoding alpha/beta hydrolase family protein: MISRRRLALAAALPAVMKAQAQSEPKYQGALAKFSGQVNNAEFDSLEYSRLRYKEMPRRLSFQASDRKAAEAWQKKLRAKLTDLVGGFPQQRTPLQPRILETREFPSYTRETVIFNSRPGLEVFGYLMTPKGRTKPMPVVVSIPGHGFGVNDICGIDDKGNERTVKGPYAYDYALQIVEHGMAALAIEPLGFGCRRDAAARSKNGGTSSCQPSAGAALLYGETMIGWRVWDIMRSVDYLETRKEFDPKRIGLMGISGGGTCTVFGAALEPRISAAFVSGYLNTFRDSIMSLSHCIDNYVPGILQWCEQYDVAGLIAPRPLFCESGVKDPIFPLEAFKESFANVSKVYQAFGAQDRIGHEIHPGAHVFSGKQGLPFLAQHLKA; encoded by the coding sequence GTGATTTCCCGCCGCCGACTCGCCTTAGCCGCCGCCCTTCCGGCCGTCATGAAAGCGCAAGCTCAATCCGAACCCAAGTACCAGGGAGCCCTCGCCAAGTTCTCCGGCCAGGTGAACAACGCCGAGTTCGACTCCCTTGAGTACTCACGCCTCCGCTACAAGGAGATGCCCCGCCGACTCAGTTTCCAGGCCTCCGACCGCAAGGCTGCCGAAGCGTGGCAGAAGAAGCTCCGTGCCAAACTCACTGACCTCGTCGGCGGCTTCCCCCAGCAGCGCACCCCGCTGCAGCCGCGCATCCTCGAAACCAGGGAGTTCCCCAGCTACACCCGCGAGACTGTCATCTTCAACTCGCGCCCCGGCCTGGAGGTCTTCGGCTATCTGATGACCCCCAAGGGCAGAACCAAGCCAATGCCCGTGGTGGTCAGCATCCCCGGCCACGGCTTCGGCGTCAACGACATCTGCGGTATCGACGACAAAGGCAACGAGCGCACCGTCAAAGGTCCCTACGCCTACGACTACGCCCTCCAGATCGTCGAGCACGGCATGGCCGCCCTCGCCATTGAGCCGCTTGGCTTCGGCTGCCGCCGTGACGCCGCCGCCCGTTCCAAGAACGGCGGAACCTCCTCCTGCCAGCCCTCCGCCGGCGCTGCCCTGCTCTACGGCGAGACCATGATCGGCTGGCGCGTCTGGGACATCATGCGCTCCGTCGACTATCTGGAAACCCGCAAGGAATTCGACCCCAAGCGCATCGGCCTGATGGGCATCTCCGGTGGCGGCACCTGCACCGTCTTCGGCGCCGCCTTGGAGCCCCGCATCAGCGCCGCCTTCGTCAGCGGCTACCTGAACACCTTTCGCGACTCCATCATGAGCCTCTCGCACTGCATCGACAACTACGTCCCGGGCATCCTCCAATGGTGCGAGCAGTACGACGTCGCCGGCCTCATCGCCCCCCGGCCGCTGTTCTGCGAATCCGGCGTCAAGGACCCGATCTTCCCGCTCGAGGCCTTCAAAGAGTCCTTCGCCAACGTCAGCAAGGTCTATCAGGCCTTTGGAGCCCAGGACCGCATCGGCCATGAGATCCATCCCGGAGCCCACGTCTTCTCGGGCAAACAGGGACTGCCGTTCCTCGCGCAACATCTGAAGGCCTAG
- a CDS encoding MBL fold metallo-hydrolase has protein sequence MRMLLLTFAATAALMAQTHPTVEFKTKAGPLKLTAIKHASFMLEAGGQVVHVDPTSPGDYTGLPQADLILVTDIHGDHLDPKALAAVRKSSTKVVAPKAAAEKLEGTQVMANGETTKVGAWTIEAVPMYNLKRGPSEGKLFHEKGRGNGYVVTYGGFRLYISGDTEGIPEMRALKNIDAALICMNLPYTMPPDEAAEAVKGFKPKIAIPYHYRGSDLSLFEKGLAGSGVQVKLLDWYK, from the coding sequence ATGCGGATGCTTCTCCTGACCTTCGCGGCCACGGCCGCGCTGATGGCCCAAACCCATCCCACCGTCGAATTCAAAACCAAAGCCGGGCCGCTCAAACTCACTGCCATCAAGCACGCCAGCTTCATGCTGGAAGCCGGCGGCCAGGTCGTCCACGTCGACCCCACCAGCCCGGGCGACTACACCGGGCTCCCGCAGGCTGACCTCATCCTCGTCACCGACATCCACGGCGACCATCTCGACCCCAAAGCGCTGGCCGCCGTACGCAAGTCCTCCACTAAGGTGGTGGCCCCGAAGGCCGCCGCCGAAAAACTGGAAGGCACGCAGGTCATGGCCAACGGCGAGACCACCAAGGTGGGCGCCTGGACCATCGAGGCCGTCCCGATGTACAACCTCAAGCGCGGCCCATCCGAGGGCAAGCTGTTCCACGAAAAGGGCCGCGGCAACGGCTACGTCGTCACCTACGGCGGCTTCCGGCTCTACATCTCCGGCGACACCGAGGGCATCCCCGAGATGCGGGCCCTCAAGAACATCGATGCCGCCCTCATCTGTATGAACCTCCCCTACACCATGCCTCCGGACGAGGCAGCCGAGGCGGTCAAAGGCTTCAAACCCAAGATCGCCATTCCATACCACTACCGCGGCTCCGACCTTTCGCTCTTCGAGAAGGGTCTGGCCGGCAGCGGTGTGCAGGTCAAGCTGCTCGACTGGTATAAATGA
- the fba gene encoding class II fructose-bisphosphate aldolase (catalyzes the reversible aldol condensation of dihydroxyacetonephosphate and glyceraldehyde 3-phosphate in the Calvin cycle, glycolysis, and/or gluconeogenesis): MALVSMRQLLDEAAKGGYGIGAFNVNNMEQIQSIMEAARETKSPVIVQASRGARAYSQDRFLYHLMLAATEIYPEIPTVLHLDHGNSPATCISAIDMGFTSVMMDGSLMEDGKTPSSFEHNVAVTKEVVEYAHARGVTVEAEIGCLGGIEDGHGSGGSGLDHVTDPAQAEDFVKATGCDALAIAIGTSHGAYKFTRKPDGDVLKMDILIEIHKRLPTTHLVMHGSSSVPKELIDIINQYGGKMKTTFGVPVEEIQLGIKNGVRKVNVDTDNRLAITGAIRKVFIETPEKFDPRDYLKPARAAMQKVVAERMVQFGQAGHAGDYTPKPLSEMAEMYKKQLVNA; encoded by the coding sequence ATGGCTCTCGTTTCAATGCGTCAGCTGCTCGACGAAGCGGCAAAGGGCGGCTACGGCATCGGCGCCTTTAACGTCAACAACATGGAGCAGATTCAGTCCATCATGGAGGCGGCTCGCGAAACGAAGTCGCCCGTGATCGTGCAGGCTTCCCGCGGCGCCCGCGCCTACTCCCAGGATCGGTTTTTGTATCACCTGATGCTGGCCGCGACCGAAATCTATCCCGAGATCCCGACCGTTCTCCACCTCGACCACGGCAACAGCCCCGCCACCTGCATTTCCGCCATCGACATGGGCTTCACGTCCGTCATGATGGACGGCTCGCTGATGGAAGACGGCAAGACCCCCTCTTCGTTCGAGCACAACGTTGCGGTGACCAAGGAAGTCGTTGAGTACGCCCACGCCCGCGGCGTTACGGTGGAAGCCGAAATCGGCTGCCTCGGCGGCATTGAAGACGGCCACGGCTCCGGCGGCAGCGGTCTCGATCACGTCACCGATCCGGCTCAGGCGGAAGATTTCGTCAAGGCCACCGGTTGCGACGCGCTCGCCATTGCCATCGGCACTTCCCACGGCGCCTACAAGTTCACACGCAAGCCCGACGGCGACGTCCTCAAGATGGACATCCTCATCGAGATCCACAAGCGTCTGCCCACCACCCACCTGGTGATGCACGGCTCCTCGTCTGTCCCGAAGGAACTCATCGACATCATCAATCAGTACGGCGGCAAGATGAAGACCACCTTCGGCGTCCCCGTCGAAGAGATCCAGCTCGGCATCAAGAACGGCGTCCGCAAGGTCAACGTCGACACCGACAACCGCCTCGCCATCACCGGCGCCATCCGCAAGGTCTTCATCGAGACCCCCGAGAAGTTCGACCCCCGCGACTACCTGAAGCCCGCGCGTGCGGCCATGCAGAAGGTTGTGGCGGAGCGCATGGTCCAGTTCGGTCAGGCCGGTCACGCTGGCGACTACACGCCGAAGCCGCTCTCCGAGATGGCCGAGATGTACAAGAAGCAGCTCGTCAACGCCTAA
- the ribB gene encoding 3,4-dihydroxy-2-butanone-4-phosphate synthase — MPFATIPQALEAFRQGRMLVVVDDEDRENEGDITLAAEFATAEAINFMAVYGRGLVCLSLAPEICDRLALPMMSQRNTSQFGTAFCEAIDAAEGVSTGISAADRARTIQVAIDPNSRPADLARPGHMFPLRAREGGVLVRSGQTEAAVDLARLAGMRPGGVICEVMNEDGTMSRVPQLVEFCKKHGLLLISVADLIRYRLEHERIMRRSAEGTLKMDLGQFRSISYASTIDPETHLALVYGEPEKGASALVRMHSRCTYGDVFHSTECDCHRILRASLERIVAEGAGVLVYLHQTGPGIRQIDPDPAGGLPRLVSHTRAYTHYATPAGQKLLQHETGFGAQILADLGLKKIRLLTNHPRKVVGLEGFNIEIVEQLPV, encoded by the coding sequence ATGCCTTTTGCCACGATTCCGCAGGCCTTGGAAGCCTTTCGCCAAGGCCGCATGCTGGTTGTCGTCGATGACGAAGATCGAGAGAACGAGGGCGATATAACACTAGCCGCGGAGTTTGCCACGGCCGAAGCGATCAATTTCATGGCGGTCTACGGACGAGGGCTGGTGTGCCTGTCCCTGGCCCCGGAGATCTGCGACCGTCTGGCGCTGCCGATGATGTCGCAGCGCAACACGTCGCAGTTCGGTACGGCGTTTTGCGAGGCGATTGACGCAGCCGAAGGAGTGAGCACCGGCATCTCGGCGGCCGACCGGGCCCGGACCATTCAGGTGGCCATCGACCCGAATTCGCGGCCGGCGGACCTGGCCCGACCGGGTCACATGTTCCCGCTGCGCGCGCGCGAAGGTGGCGTGTTGGTTCGTTCCGGGCAGACCGAGGCGGCGGTGGATCTGGCGCGGTTGGCCGGCATGCGTCCGGGCGGCGTGATCTGCGAAGTCATGAACGAGGACGGCACCATGTCGCGCGTGCCGCAACTGGTGGAGTTCTGCAAGAAGCACGGTCTGCTGCTGATCTCGGTGGCGGACCTGATCCGCTACCGCCTGGAGCACGAGCGGATTATGCGGCGGAGTGCCGAGGGTACCCTCAAGATGGATCTGGGGCAGTTCCGCAGCATCTCCTATGCGTCCACCATCGACCCGGAGACGCATCTGGCGCTGGTCTATGGCGAGCCGGAGAAGGGGGCGTCGGCGCTGGTGCGGATGCATTCGCGGTGCACGTACGGCGATGTCTTCCATTCCACGGAGTGCGACTGCCACCGGATTCTGCGGGCGTCGCTGGAGCGGATTGTGGCCGAAGGGGCGGGCGTGCTGGTGTACCTGCACCAGACGGGGCCAGGGATCCGGCAGATCGATCCGGACCCGGCGGGTGGGCTGCCCCGGCTGGTCTCGCATACACGTGCGTACACGCACTACGCAACGCCGGCGGGCCAGAAGCTGTTGCAGCACGAGACCGGTTTCGGCGCGCAGATCCTGGCGGACCTGGGGTTGAAAAAGATCCGGCTACTCACCAATCATCCGCGCAAAGTGGTTGGTCTGGAAGGGTTTAATATCGAAATTGTGGAACAACTGCCTGTGTAG
- a CDS encoding NAD(P)/FAD-dependent oxidoreductase — MFAEGNPEVLVVGAGPVGLFAALHLAKQGITVEIVDSGVWACKHSYALALYPQTLNLLREVGVLDRLMSNAYPVRNLALCDRNGTRARVRLGDASDPLGCLAVVRQDVIEDMLEHALREAGVAVHWRHDISALQPAADHVTATVDRLEKESRGYVVAHTEWVVGRRWDLQTPFVLGADGYNSRVRRTLNIEYPEVAPAQYYAVFEFETDAKLGDEAHIVFGPGTSDVLWPLPGNLCRWSFQLTDYHDSVAEEMKDRLLRSGFGYFPTERPKDRNEGSENKYPAVLDEKHLTDLIAARATWFHGSIEKIHWRTVVRFEHRLAASFGQHRTWLAGDAAHLAGPVAVQSMNIGLFEAHEFSNLIAGILRGRGTLADLDACGDRWHAEWRRLQGLEAPLQAVAETDPWIAEHAVDLPGCLPGFGAEVAQLAAQIGLVSPPVHSKTAVP; from the coding sequence ATGTTCGCTGAAGGAAATCCCGAAGTCTTAGTCGTGGGCGCCGGCCCCGTTGGACTGTTTGCGGCTCTGCATCTGGCCAAACAAGGCATTACCGTAGAGATTGTCGATTCCGGCGTATGGGCCTGCAAACACAGCTACGCCCTGGCGCTCTACCCCCAGACGCTCAACCTCCTCCGGGAAGTGGGCGTTCTCGACCGGCTCATGAGCAACGCCTATCCTGTCAGAAACCTCGCGTTGTGCGACCGCAACGGGACTCGCGCCCGCGTCCGGTTGGGCGATGCCAGTGATCCTCTCGGCTGCCTGGCCGTGGTCCGCCAGGACGTGATCGAGGACATGCTGGAGCATGCACTGCGTGAAGCCGGGGTCGCCGTCCATTGGCGCCACGATATCTCCGCCCTGCAACCCGCGGCCGATCATGTCACGGCGACGGTCGACCGCCTGGAAAAGGAGTCCCGAGGTTATGTCGTCGCCCACACCGAGTGGGTGGTGGGGCGCCGCTGGGACCTGCAGACGCCGTTCGTGCTCGGCGCCGACGGGTACAACTCGCGGGTCCGCCGCACCCTTAATATTGAGTACCCCGAAGTCGCCCCCGCTCAATACTATGCGGTCTTCGAATTCGAGACCGACGCCAAACTGGGCGACGAGGCCCACATCGTCTTCGGGCCCGGCACCAGTGATGTCCTGTGGCCGCTGCCGGGCAACCTGTGCCGCTGGAGCTTCCAGCTCACCGATTACCACGACTCCGTCGCCGAGGAGATGAAGGACCGCCTGCTGCGCTCCGGCTTCGGCTACTTCCCCACTGAGCGGCCCAAGGACCGCAACGAGGGCTCAGAGAACAAATACCCCGCGGTCCTGGATGAGAAACACCTGACCGACCTGATCGCCGCCCGCGCCACGTGGTTCCATGGCTCCATCGAGAAGATCCACTGGCGCACCGTCGTACGGTTTGAACACCGCCTCGCCGCCAGCTTTGGCCAGCACCGCACCTGGCTGGCCGGCGATGCCGCCCATCTCGCCGGCCCCGTGGCCGTCCAAAGCATGAATATCGGACTCTTTGAAGCCCACGAGTTCTCCAACCTCATCGCCGGCATCCTGCGCGGCCGGGGCACACTGGCCGACCTCGACGCCTGCGGCGACCGCTGGCACGCGGAGTGGCGGCGCCTGCAGGGCCTCGAAGCCCCGTTGCAGGCAGTGGCCGAAACGGATCCCTGGATCGCCGAACATGCCGTCGACCTCCCCGGCTGCCTGCCCGGCTTCGGCGCCGAAGTCGCACAACTGGCCGCCCAGATCGGCCTCGTCTCACCACCGGTCCACAGTAAAACTGCGGTACCTTAA